From the Thermococcus sp. 18S1 genome, one window contains:
- a CDS encoding FAD-binding oxidoreductase, with amino-acid sequence MPSKELPERSEIVIIGGGIVGVTLAHELAKRGEEVTVIEKRFIGSGSTFRCGTGIRQQFNDEANVQVMKRSVELWKRYSEEYGFSFEQTGYLFLLYDDDEVAEFKENIAIQNRFGVPTRLITPEEAKEIVPLLDISEVIAASWNPTDGKADPFYATAAFALNAEHFGAKLVEYTEVKDFIIENGEITGLKTSRGVIKTGIVVNATNAWAKLINAMAGIKTHIPIEPYKHQAVITQPIRKGAIKPMVISFKYGHAYLTQTAHGGIVGGVGYELGPTYDLNPTYEFMREVSYYFTKIVPALRELLILRTWAGYYAKTPDSNPAIGKIEELSDYYIAAGFSGHGFMMAPAVAEMVADLITKGRTDLPVDWYDPYRFERGELRGEALQMG; translated from the coding sequence ATGCCGAGTAAAGAACTCCCCGAGAGGAGTGAGATAGTCATCATCGGCGGGGGAATCGTCGGCGTAACCCTCGCCCACGAGCTTGCCAAGCGCGGTGAGGAGGTCACGGTAATAGAGAAGCGTTTCATCGGTTCCGGCTCGACCTTCCGCTGTGGAACGGGAATAAGGCAGCAGTTCAATGACGAAGCCAACGTCCAGGTCATGAAGCGCTCCGTCGAGCTGTGGAAGCGCTATAGCGAGGAGTACGGCTTCTCCTTCGAGCAGACCGGCTACCTCTTCCTGCTCTACGACGACGATGAGGTTGCGGAGTTCAAGGAGAACATAGCGATACAGAACCGCTTCGGCGTTCCCACGAGGCTCATAACGCCCGAGGAGGCCAAGGAGATAGTGCCGCTCCTCGACATCAGCGAGGTTATAGCGGCATCATGGAACCCCACCGATGGAAAGGCCGACCCGTTCTACGCCACTGCCGCCTTCGCCCTCAACGCCGAGCACTTTGGGGCGAAACTCGTTGAGTACACCGAGGTCAAGGACTTCATAATCGAGAACGGCGAGATTACGGGACTGAAGACGAGCAGGGGAGTTATAAAGACCGGCATCGTCGTGAACGCCACCAACGCCTGGGCCAAGCTCATCAACGCGATGGCCGGGATAAAGACCCACATTCCGATAGAGCCCTACAAGCACCAGGCGGTCATCACACAGCCCATCAGGAAAGGGGCCATCAAGCCGATGGTCATCTCCTTCAAGTACGGGCACGCATACCTCACCCAGACGGCCCACGGCGGCATCGTCGGCGGAGTGGGTTACGAGCTCGGCCCGACCTACGACCTCAATCCCACCTACGAGTTCATGCGCGAGGTGAGCTACTACTTCACCAAGATAGTTCCCGCCCTGAGGGAGCTCCTCATACTGAGGACGTGGGCGGGCTACTACGCCAAAACGCCTGACAGCAACCCGGCGATAGGAAAAATCGAGGAGCTCAGCGATTACTACATAGCGGCAGGCTTCAGCGGACACGGCTTCATGATGGCGCCGGCGGTGGCCGAGATGGTCGCCGACCTCATCACCAAGGGCAGAACAGACCTTCCAGTGGACTGGTACGACCCGTACCGCTTCGAGCGTGGAGAACTTCGCGGAGAGGCGCTCCAGATGGGCTGA
- a CDS encoding FAD-dependent oxidoreductase, with the protein MRPLDLTEKDPSRRVTIYFEGQSLEAYEGEKLTVALLANGIYWLTTSTEGRKRGAFTFGPVPMVVNGVKNINGRKTKVKDGMRIERQNYGEFQETVEIDEGKPVKRLVVDVAVIGGGPAGIGAVLEVQEHLTAAIIEEKGWLGGDLWLKGLPQEGFGDPKKAVKELTGKFNENVRVFKGTIALGVFDKGEYFLVPIVTGKNQLIELMAKRVVLAVGAVDNILLFENNEFPGVFRRDFALEVMNVWGVAPGRKVAVVGSRPEDIVPELERWGIEYVIVPNPKRVEGREKVERLIDMNGHVYEVDAVIVSDGRRPDINPITQAGGKLRFKRGYYMPILDSQHRIRDGIYVAGSAVSIKPHYANYLEGRLVGAYILREFGFDAEPCVYEEKLRDYEPVPMAIHQIPFESFNLEDVQICGCDVSLKKVDDVVRSGITDLQIIKRLTHLAMGFCQGRFCLFNGAVVVSQRTGSDMSRIDLPVARPPLKNVRMKVTAEGVEEYAE; encoded by the coding sequence ATGAGACCGCTCGACCTGACCGAGAAGGACCCTTCTAGGCGGGTTACAATCTACTTTGAGGGTCAGTCACTGGAGGCCTACGAAGGGGAAAAGCTCACAGTTGCCCTTCTGGCCAACGGGATATACTGGCTGACGACCAGCACAGAGGGCAGGAAGAGGGGGGCATTCACCTTTGGCCCAGTTCCTATGGTCGTCAACGGGGTCAAAAACATCAACGGAAGGAAGACCAAGGTTAAGGACGGCATGAGGATAGAGCGCCAGAACTACGGAGAGTTCCAGGAAACCGTGGAGATCGACGAGGGCAAGCCCGTCAAGAGGCTGGTCGTTGACGTGGCGGTCATTGGCGGGGGCCCTGCCGGGATAGGTGCCGTACTTGAGGTCCAGGAGCACCTAACCGCGGCAATAATCGAGGAGAAGGGCTGGCTCGGAGGAGACCTGTGGCTCAAGGGCCTGCCTCAGGAGGGATTCGGTGACCCAAAGAAGGCCGTTAAAGAGCTCACCGGAAAATTCAATGAAAACGTCAGGGTGTTTAAAGGCACGATAGCCCTCGGCGTCTTCGACAAGGGCGAGTATTTCCTGGTACCGATAGTTACGGGGAAGAACCAGCTCATCGAGCTGATGGCCAAGCGCGTCGTTCTTGCCGTTGGTGCTGTTGACAACATCCTCCTCTTCGAGAACAACGAGTTCCCGGGTGTTTTCAGGCGCGATTTCGCCCTTGAGGTCATGAACGTCTGGGGCGTCGCCCCGGGAAGGAAGGTGGCCGTGGTAGGCAGCAGGCCTGAAGACATCGTCCCGGAACTGGAGCGCTGGGGAATTGAGTACGTGATAGTGCCCAATCCAAAGCGCGTTGAGGGAAGGGAGAAGGTGGAGAGGCTCATTGACATGAACGGACACGTTTACGAGGTTGACGCTGTCATCGTGTCGGACGGGAGGAGGCCCGACATCAACCCGATAACCCAGGCCGGCGGAAAGCTGAGGTTCAAGCGCGGCTACTACATGCCCATCCTCGATTCCCAGCACAGGATACGCGACGGAATATACGTCGCCGGGAGCGCGGTTTCCATAAAGCCGCACTACGCTAATTACCTTGAGGGAAGGCTCGTTGGAGCATACATCCTGCGTGAGTTTGGATTTGACGCCGAACCGTGCGTTTACGAGGAGAAACTCAGGGACTACGAGCCCGTTCCGATGGCGATTCACCAGATACCCTTCGAGAGCTTCAACCTTGAGGACGTCCAGATATGTGGCTGCGACGTTTCCCTGAAGAAGGTCGACGACGTGGTCAGGAGCGGAATAACCGACCTGCAGATAATCAAGCGCCTGACCCATCTAGCGATGGGCTTCTGCCAGGGACGCTTCTGCCTCTTCAACGGGGCAGTGGTGGTCTCGCAGAGAACGGGCTCAGATATGAGCCGCATCGACCTTCCGGTGGCCCGGCCGCCGCTGAAGAACGTCAGGATGAAGGTCACCGCCGAGGGGGTGGAGGAATATGCCGAGTAA
- a CDS encoding ATP-binding protein — protein sequence MEPFPETPIIRVDELYGREKEVSRLRQLVIEKRRWVALIGPRAVGKTSLARAFASYYSSETGKPVVYSNFAGIHNFTEFVERFGLDVANLVHEDKLRLKRISLGVKFFEAVLEKEDGVSIAPKNPGAIFDEVMKALPEGTLLVWDEVQDIRTERNKLLAALWRLHNVLADRRPTIIFTGSAMGLFKKLLSPEYDDYLYGRAPVRVDVDPWDVQTGVEFLKNGLLAAGNVDFSLEELQEASAELGGFPGYLSSYGRGRIDGLTHRRALRSASEEAIKRAMSELRSFVNLRPQREYQRKVIALLNAMGEGVSRPSSLARLSGLTEVSVVNTLETLLDMGIVEKQSRSKVMSIYRFKYKFYQEAALRIKP from the coding sequence ATGGAGCCCTTTCCGGAGACCCCAATAATCAGAGTTGATGAACTGTACGGCAGGGAAAAGGAAGTTTCCCGGTTGCGTCAGCTTGTCATCGAAAAGAGACGCTGGGTTGCACTCATAGGGCCGAGGGCCGTGGGGAAGACCAGCCTCGCGAGGGCATTCGCTTCTTACTACTCCTCTGAAACTGGCAAACCGGTGGTCTATTCAAACTTCGCCGGCATTCACAACTTCACAGAATTCGTTGAGAGGTTCGGACTGGACGTTGCGAACCTCGTTCACGAGGACAAACTCAGGCTCAAAAGAATATCCCTGGGCGTAAAGTTCTTCGAGGCGGTTTTGGAGAAAGAAGATGGGGTTTCCATCGCCCCCAAGAACCCCGGGGCCATCTTTGACGAGGTTATGAAGGCCCTGCCCGAGGGCACTCTGCTCGTATGGGATGAAGTTCAGGACATTCGGACGGAAAGGAACAAGCTCCTCGCGGCGCTTTGGAGGCTCCACAACGTTCTCGCAGATAGAAGGCCTACGATAATCTTTACGGGCTCCGCCATGGGCCTCTTTAAGAAACTCCTGAGCCCGGAATACGATGACTACCTCTATGGACGCGCCCCGGTTAGGGTTGATGTGGATCCGTGGGACGTTCAAACTGGGGTTGAGTTTTTAAAAAATGGCCTGCTCGCGGCGGGAAACGTGGATTTCTCCCTTGAAGAGCTTCAGGAAGCATCTGCCGAACTCGGCGGTTTCCCGGGTTACCTCTCATCTTACGGCAGGGGAAGGATTGACGGCCTTACCCACAGGAGAGCCCTTAGAAGTGCCAGCGAGGAAGCCATTAAAAGGGCCATGAGCGAACTCAGGAGTTTTGTTAATTTGCGTCCGCAGAGGGAGTACCAGAGGAAAGTGATAGCGCTCTTAAACGCCATGGGTGAGGGCGTTTCCAGGCCCTCGTCCCTTGCGAGGCTCTCCGGACTGACCGAGGTCAGCGTCGTTAACACGCTCGAGACCCTTCTCGACATGGGGATAGTCGAAAAACAGTCCAGGAGCAAGGTGATGAGCATTTACCGGTTTAAATACAAGTTTTACCAAGAGGCCGCCTTAAGAATTAAACCATGA
- a CDS encoding PIG-L deacetylase family protein, with protein sequence MKPILLAKAKLRGVSPGEFRALLRETLGFDVERPFDGVERILCVQPHPDDCELAIGGTLAKLSREGREITYLTLTDGSAGSREVPPEELKEVRRREQERAAEIIGVKKLLRLDYPDTKLPYSEEARMKLLKIIRSERPDLVLAPDPWLPYDVHPDHRNAGLLAGEAAFFSAIPSVGEGEPWEVRLLGFYYTDNPNHVEDVGAFLKLKLKALKAHGSQFRGDWNSWEVFVKSVARFYGEMAGFKYGEGLRILPTVLFHANPLAGVL encoded by the coding sequence TTGAAGCCGATTCTTCTGGCCAAGGCCAAGCTCAGGGGAGTTTCCCCCGGCGAGTTCAGGGCGCTCTTGAGGGAAACCCTGGGCTTCGACGTGGAGAGACCCTTCGATGGCGTTGAGAGGATCCTCTGCGTCCAGCCCCACCCGGACGACTGCGAGCTTGCCATCGGGGGAACGCTGGCAAAGCTCTCGCGGGAGGGAAGGGAGATAACCTACCTCACACTGACGGATGGCTCGGCGGGGAGCAGGGAGGTCCCGCCAGAGGAGCTGAAGGAAGTCCGGAGGAGGGAGCAGGAGCGGGCGGCGGAGATAATAGGCGTCAAAAAGCTCCTCCGGCTCGACTACCCCGATACGAAGCTCCCCTACAGCGAGGAGGCAAGGATGAAGCTGCTGAAGATAATACGCTCCGAGAGGCCCGACCTCGTGCTCGCCCCCGATCCCTGGCTTCCCTACGACGTCCATCCGGACCACAGGAACGCGGGGCTCTTAGCGGGGGAGGCGGCCTTCTTCTCCGCCATTCCGAGTGTCGGGGAGGGAGAGCCGTGGGAGGTAAGGCTCCTCGGCTTCTACTACACGGACAACCCGAACCACGTTGAGGACGTCGGGGCTTTCCTCAAGCTCAAGCTGAAGGCACTGAAGGCTCACGGGAGCCAGTTCAGAGGGGATTGGAACTCGTGGGAGGTCTTCGTGAAGAGCGTTGCCAGGTTCTACGGCGAGATGGCGGGCTTCAAATACGGCGAGGGGCTGAGAATTCTGCCCACGGTTCTCTTCCACGCCAACCCGCTCGCGGGGGTGCTGTGA
- a CDS encoding sodium/proline symporter, with amino-acid sequence MNSGILLGFLVYLALLAYIGWWANRYTKTEDQYFVGGRKVHVLAATLSDKASDFSGWLMLGYPGAAFSSGLGAFWAGIGCLFGTLADYVLIGPRLRIYAGKFRAITVPDYLEARLKDDTKLIRILSALIIVIFMTAYVAAQFTAGGKTFAEGFGISDNTGIIITVIILTAYVITGGFFAVVWTDVVQAMFMLLTLIIVPFLALSKIGGFDKATAIIASADPAKLHPFGGATGIAAIVFAIGYASWIVGYLGQPHIVTRYMSVEDPRKLRRPGIFISGTWTILVLWGAFFAGFIGFAMYKAGMLQVSDPEKVIPAMAVELMPSWLAGFVIAGIISAVMSTADSQLLVASSAIARDFYHKVLGKELGKKQMVNISRLVVAGVALVGLWFAISGPKVIYQMVATAWGGLAVGFGPILVLSLWWKRTTKEGAIVGMAYGLISEVIFEAKIYGWAFNPDAPGFFGTIGGWFNGIPVFFINFFVTLGVIIIVSLLTKPPEDVVKLHEDIFKKVSIEGTGKKSITETRAKSQIENVADFVLAKGAA; translated from the coding sequence ATGAACAGCGGGATTCTCCTTGGATTTCTGGTGTACCTCGCCCTCCTGGCCTACATAGGCTGGTGGGCCAACCGCTACACTAAAACGGAGGACCAGTACTTCGTTGGCGGAAGGAAGGTGCACGTCCTCGCCGCGACCCTCTCAGACAAGGCGAGCGACTTCTCAGGCTGGCTGATGCTCGGTTACCCGGGTGCAGCGTTCTCCAGCGGTCTCGGTGCTTTCTGGGCCGGAATAGGCTGCCTCTTCGGTACCCTCGCCGATTACGTCCTTATCGGCCCCAGGTTGAGAATCTACGCCGGTAAATTCAGGGCAATAACCGTCCCCGACTACCTCGAGGCAAGGCTCAAGGACGACACCAAGCTGATAAGAATCCTGAGCGCGCTGATAATCGTCATCTTCATGACCGCCTACGTTGCAGCGCAGTTCACCGCCGGAGGAAAGACCTTCGCCGAGGGCTTCGGCATAAGCGACAACACCGGAATCATCATAACCGTCATCATCCTGACGGCCTACGTTATCACCGGTGGATTCTTCGCCGTCGTCTGGACCGACGTCGTTCAGGCAATGTTCATGCTGCTGACCCTCATAATAGTGCCGTTCCTTGCGCTTTCGAAGATAGGGGGCTTCGACAAGGCCACCGCGATAATAGCCAGCGCGGACCCCGCCAAGCTCCACCCATTCGGCGGCGCCACCGGAATAGCGGCAATAGTTTTCGCGATAGGCTACGCCTCGTGGATAGTCGGCTACCTCGGCCAGCCGCACATCGTCACCCGCTACATGAGCGTTGAGGACCCGAGGAAGCTCAGAAGGCCGGGTATATTCATCAGCGGTACCTGGACCATACTCGTCCTCTGGGGCGCGTTCTTCGCCGGATTCATAGGCTTCGCGATGTACAAGGCAGGAATGCTCCAGGTCAGCGACCCGGAGAAGGTCATTCCCGCCATGGCGGTTGAGCTCATGCCGAGCTGGCTGGCGGGCTTCGTCATAGCCGGTATAATCTCGGCCGTCATGAGTACGGCGGATTCACAGCTGCTGGTGGCTTCCTCGGCAATAGCCAGGGACTTCTACCACAAGGTTCTCGGCAAGGAGCTTGGCAAGAAGCAGATGGTGAACATATCGAGGCTCGTCGTTGCCGGTGTCGCCCTCGTCGGCCTGTGGTTCGCCATCAGCGGGCCGAAGGTCATATACCAGATGGTCGCGACTGCATGGGGAGGTCTCGCGGTTGGCTTCGGTCCGATCCTCGTCCTGAGCCTCTGGTGGAAGAGAACAACCAAGGAGGGAGCGATAGTCGGAATGGCCTACGGCCTCATCAGCGAGGTCATCTTCGAGGCGAAGATATACGGCTGGGCCTTCAACCCGGACGCTCCGGGCTTCTTTGGAACGATAGGCGGATGGTTCAACGGCATACCGGTGTTCTTCATCAACTTCTTCGTGACGCTGGGGGTCATAATAATCGTCAGTCTCCTCACCAAGCCGCCAGAAGATGTCGTCAAGCTCCACGAGGACATCTTCAAGAAGGTCTCCATCGAGGGAACCGGCAAGAAGAGCATCACCGAGACCAGGGCCAAGAGCCAGATCGAGAACGTTGCTGACTTCGTTCTCGCCAAAGGCGCCGCATGA
- a CDS encoding polysaccharide deacetylase family protein, translated as MMALLLHGNLQYAEIPKAEVGRVIEKAYVPVLSTLLKREIPFALNITGFTLELLPGDVLRLVREGIESGLIEVTGTAYSHAILPLLSLDRVEAQVRKDREVKETLLEVSPKLFFPPELAYDPILPAILRDNGYETVFVDGEALVLSNHLNRAIKPVKPLYPHLIKAQRGEGNRYINYLLGLRELKKSLKLVFPGKVTLEAVKEIEAIPVWVNVNTVVMLGAGRFPLMNPGKAAKWLENLDDIILYGTDIEFLGYRPLADYLITVDSFLEVFDALGREVKPPSGLPHSGRRLYLRTSSWAPDKSLAIWSLDDGNARLNLLSRNLRGKKAFLAENSDARGWEPLPERRLDAFRAIYEAWRDGEWET; from the coding sequence TTGATGGCTCTCCTCCTCCACGGCAACCTGCAGTACGCTGAGATACCGAAGGCGGAGGTAGGGAGGGTCATCGAGAAGGCCTACGTGCCGGTTCTCTCGACGCTCCTCAAAAGGGAAATTCCCTTCGCCCTCAACATAACCGGTTTCACGCTTGAACTCCTTCCGGGGGACGTGCTGAGGCTCGTGCGCGAGGGCATCGAATCGGGGCTGATAGAGGTAACCGGAACCGCCTACAGCCACGCGATACTGCCCCTCCTGAGCCTTGACAGGGTTGAGGCCCAGGTGAGGAAGGACAGGGAGGTAAAGGAGACCCTCCTCGAAGTCTCCCCAAAGCTCTTCTTCCCGCCGGAGCTGGCCTACGACCCGATTCTGCCGGCCATACTCAGGGACAACGGCTACGAGACGGTTTTCGTTGACGGCGAAGCCCTCGTTCTTTCAAACCACCTCAACAGGGCGATAAAGCCTGTGAAGCCCCTCTACCCCCACCTCATAAAGGCCCAGCGGGGCGAGGGCAACAGATACATCAACTACCTCCTCGGCCTGAGGGAGCTGAAAAAGTCGCTCAAACTTGTCTTTCCGGGCAAGGTGACCCTCGAAGCGGTTAAGGAGATCGAGGCGATTCCCGTTTGGGTGAACGTGAACACCGTCGTGATGCTCGGTGCCGGAAGGTTCCCATTGATGAATCCGGGAAAGGCCGCGAAGTGGCTGGAAAACCTCGACGACATAATCCTCTACGGCACCGACATAGAGTTCTTAGGCTATCGTCCATTAGCGGACTACCTGATAACCGTCGATTCTTTCCTCGAGGTCTTCGACGCCCTGGGGAGGGAGGTAAAGCCCCCAAGCGGGCTCCCCCACTCCGGAAGGAGGCTCTACCTGAGGACTTCGAGCTGGGCGCCCGATAAAAGCCTCGCCATATGGAGCCTCGACGACGGCAACGCCAGACTGAACCTCCTATCCCGGAATCTGAGGGGAAAGAAGGCCTTCCTCGCGGAGAACAGCGATGCGAGGGGATGGGAGCCCCTGCCCGAGAGGAGGCTCGACGCGTTTAGGGCCATCTACGAAGCCTGGAGGGATGGTGAATGGGAAACCTGA
- a CDS encoding galactokinase — MYRVDSPGRVNLIGEHTDYALGYVMPMAINLYTVLHAQEDEKARVYSQIFLEVKEFGLDEIRKANDWADYVRGIFWVLREEGHTIGGMKGILGGDLPIGSGLSSSASLELAVLAFLNEAYKLNLLPVEMALLAQRAENEFVGVPCGILDQFAVVHGKRGHVIFLDTDTLEHEYIRFPEDVQVLVFYTGVKRELAGSAYAERRKVAEETLRFLGRRTSKDVEESDLRTLPSLYRRFFGYIVRENRRVLEARDALRSGDIRTFGELMTASHWDLARNYEVSSEELDFFVRKAVELGAYGAKLTGAGFGGSAVAIVPEELALDIAMRVTDEYVRHFNWEPNYHLVSPSDGVSVRRV, encoded by the coding sequence GTGTACCGCGTTGATTCTCCAGGAAGGGTTAATCTGATTGGAGAGCACACGGACTACGCCCTCGGCTACGTTATGCCGATGGCCATAAACCTCTACACGGTTCTGCACGCCCAGGAAGACGAAAAAGCAAGGGTTTATTCCCAGATTTTTCTGGAGGTGAAGGAGTTCGGGCTCGATGAAATCAGAAAAGCCAACGACTGGGCGGACTACGTCAGGGGGATATTCTGGGTTCTGAGGGAGGAAGGCCACACTATCGGGGGAATGAAGGGAATCCTCGGCGGAGACCTGCCGATAGGTTCCGGACTGAGCTCCTCGGCGAGCCTTGAGCTGGCAGTTTTGGCCTTCCTGAACGAGGCCTATAAGCTAAACCTCCTGCCGGTGGAGATGGCACTTCTGGCCCAGAGGGCGGAGAACGAGTTCGTCGGTGTCCCCTGCGGCATACTCGACCAGTTCGCGGTTGTCCACGGAAAGAGGGGGCACGTCATATTCCTGGACACTGACACGCTGGAGCACGAGTACATCAGGTTTCCAGAGGATGTGCAGGTTCTCGTGTTCTACACAGGGGTTAAGAGGGAACTCGCTGGCTCGGCCTACGCGGAAAGGAGGAAGGTCGCGGAGGAGACCCTCAGGTTCCTCGGAAGGAGAACCTCCAAGGATGTTGAGGAGAGCGACCTCAGAACCCTTCCCTCCCTCTACCGGCGCTTCTTCGGCTACATAGTGAGAGAAAACAGGCGCGTCCTTGAGGCAAGGGATGCCCTGAGGAGCGGCGATATTAGAACATTTGGAGAGCTGATGACGGCCTCGCACTGGGATCTCGCCAGAAACTACGAGGTCTCAAGCGAGGAGCTAGACTTCTTCGTGAGGAAGGCCGTTGAACTCGGTGCCTACGGCGCCAAACTGACCGGTGCCGGCTTTGGCGGTTCCGCGGTGGCCATAGTGCCCGAGGAGCTGGCCCTGGACATTGCAATGAGGGTCACCGACGAGTACGTCAGGCACTTCAACTGGGAGCCGAACTACCACCTCGTCAGTCCGAGCGACGGAGTGAGCGTGAGGAGGGTCTGA
- a CDS encoding MFS transporter, with protein sequence MGNLRNKLSILLLVLMAAFLMADQNLLPPNYQQIMAEFGISETQMGLVSTIFVATSALITIVWGFLSDIKGRKKLLVVGVLLGEIPCFLTAFVNSYYELLLMRLFTGIGVGSIIPIGYSLIADMFPSEERGKGYAFIQTAFGFGTLFGMIMAGLIGSWRLPFILASVPNFILAPLFYVIAEEPKRGAGEEEVRKLIERGVEYTYRLSWEAVRKSFRTKTNLLIFLQGLAGTVPWGVLMYWLVSFLIVTRGMEKDTATFVLLILGIATVIGTLLGGYVGDYFERRSPGGRALITGIAVFLGMIAAIGIIVYPLPQELSFEGWLALTVYSILFLQLVSFAGPNVTAIISQVNLPEDRGTVFGVFNIIDNVGKALGPLFGGFLIEALRGAGYTNAQAYEYTLVIGSLFWTLCALVWFWIRHQYPKDREEVREILRRRAQELLGGEVS encoded by the coding sequence ATGGGAAACCTGAGGAACAAGCTCTCCATACTTCTTCTCGTCCTGATGGCGGCCTTCCTGATGGCCGACCAGAACCTGCTTCCCCCCAACTACCAGCAGATAATGGCCGAGTTCGGGATAAGCGAGACCCAGATGGGGCTCGTCTCAACGATATTCGTCGCAACGAGCGCCCTGATAACGATAGTCTGGGGTTTTCTCTCAGACATCAAGGGGAGGAAGAAGCTCCTCGTGGTAGGCGTTCTCCTCGGTGAGATACCCTGCTTTCTGACTGCCTTCGTCAACAGCTACTACGAGCTCCTCCTCATGAGGCTCTTCACGGGGATTGGAGTTGGCTCGATAATCCCGATAGGCTACTCTCTGATAGCCGACATGTTTCCGAGCGAGGAGCGCGGAAAGGGCTACGCCTTCATACAGACCGCCTTCGGCTTCGGAACCCTCTTCGGAATGATAATGGCCGGCCTGATAGGGAGCTGGAGGCTTCCGTTTATCCTTGCCTCGGTTCCGAACTTCATACTGGCTCCCTTATTCTACGTGATAGCGGAGGAGCCCAAGAGGGGGGCCGGAGAGGAGGAGGTCAGAAAGCTCATCGAACGCGGTGTGGAATACACCTACCGGCTGAGCTGGGAGGCCGTTAGAAAGTCCTTCAGAACCAAAACGAACCTTCTGATATTCCTCCAGGGCCTGGCCGGAACCGTCCCCTGGGGCGTCCTCATGTACTGGCTGGTCTCGTTCCTCATCGTAACGAGGGGAATGGAGAAGGACACCGCGACCTTCGTTCTGCTGATACTCGGAATAGCAACTGTGATAGGAACCCTCCTCGGAGGCTACGTCGGAGACTACTTCGAGAGGAGAAGCCCCGGCGGCAGGGCGCTGATAACGGGGATAGCCGTCTTTCTCGGAATGATAGCGGCGATTGGGATCATAGTTTACCCGCTCCCACAGGAGCTCTCTTTCGAGGGCTGGCTCGCACTGACGGTCTACTCGATACTCTTCCTACAGCTCGTCAGCTTCGCGGGGCCGAACGTTACGGCCATAATCTCCCAGGTAAACCTGCCCGAGGACAGGGGAACGGTCTTTGGAGTGTTCAACATCATAGACAACGTCGGAAAGGCCCTCGGCCCGCTCTTCGGCGGGTTCCTCATCGAAGCCCTGAGGGGCGCAGGCTACACCAACGCCCAGGCCTACGAGTACACGCTCGTAATAGGCTCGCTCTTCTGGACGCTCTGCGCCCTCGTGTGGTTCTGGATAAGGCATCAGTATCCGAAGGACAGGGAGGAGGTCAGGGAGATACTCAGGAGACGCGCCCAGGAACTTTTAGGGGGTGAGGTATCTTGA